The following coding sequences are from one Lolium rigidum isolate FL_2022 chromosome 6, APGP_CSIRO_Lrig_0.1, whole genome shotgun sequence window:
- the LOC124665610 gene encoding uncharacterized protein LOC124665610: MAPAYLATVSALRRVARWAPVALFSSGVVAGDKPVLVRDFVKSALYDPNHGYFSKRSGPVGVLDSAIRFNQLQGRSAYMKHLDKLYKKHDISWFTPVELFKPWYAHAIAASILRTANLSVPLKIYEIGGGSGTCAKGVLDYMMLNAPPRVYNNMKYISVEISSSLAEKQLETVGEVQSHLSKFTVEHRDATDRSGWGSKDPQPCWVLMLEVLDNLPHDLVYSPNQVSPWMEVWIEKLNGSSQLCEVYKPLQDPLVSRCNEIVSMNEQDPSLREKLSFAAKGIFSKVFPKPRRAWLPTGCLKLLDTLHEALPSMSLIASDFSYLPDVSIPGDRAPLVSSKKDGKTLDHNNYLDAQGDADIFFPTNFWLLEQIDHHCSGFSREQKNRGSFKPVKSRRTIILDSAAFMEEFGLPLKTKTKDGYNPLLDDFRNTKFYLSVPTHNKM, translated from the exons ATGGCGCCGGCGTACCTGGCAACCGTCTCAGCGCTCCGGCGCGTGGCGCGGTGGGCCCCGGTGGCGCTGTTCTCTTCgggcgtcgtcgccggcgacaagCCCGTTCTG GTTCGGGATTTCGTCAAGTCGGCGCTCTACGATCCCAACCACGGCTACTTCTCCAAGCGGTCGGGGCCCGTGGGCGTGCTCGACTCTGCCATCCGCTTCAACCAGCTCCAGG GGAGGAGTGCATACATGAAGCATCTTGATAAGCTGTATAAGAAACACGATATTTCTTGGTTTACTCCAGTGGAGCTTTTTAAG CCGTGGTATGCCCATGCAATAGCTGCATCAATCCTGCGCACAGCTAATCTTTCAGTCCCATTGAAG ATATATGAAATTGGTGGTGGATCTGGGACGTGTGCCAAGGGTGTACTTGATTACATGATGTTAAATGCTCCGCCAAGAGTCTACAATAATATGAAATACAT CTCAGTAGAGATCAGCTCCTCCCTTGCTGAAAAGCAGTTGGAAACTGTCGGTGAAGTACAGAGCCATTTGTCAAAGTTTACAGTGGAGCATCGTGATGCAACTGACAGAAGTGGATGGG GCTCCAAGGATCCCCAACCATGTTGGGTGCTCATGCTTGAG GTACTTGACAATCTACCTCATGACCTTGTCTATTCACCAAATCAGGTCTCCCCATGGATGGAAGTGTGGATTGAAAAACTAAACGGCAG TTCACAACTCTGTGAGGTCTACAAACCATTACAAGACCCGTTAGTTTCCCGCTGCAATGAGATTGTTAGCATGAATGAACAGGACCCTTCTTTGAGAGAAAAACTATCATTTGCTGCAAAAGGTATCTTCTCAAAAGTTTTTCCAAAGCCTCGGAGAGCTTGGTTACCAACTGGATGCTTG AAACTGCTGGATACTTTACATGAAGCTTTGCCAAGCATGTCCCTTATTGCTTCGGACTTCAGTTATCTTCCTGATGTTAGCATACCTGGCGATAGAGCTCCATTGGTTTCTTCAAAG AAGGATGGGAAAACCTTGGATCATAACAACTATCTGGATGCACAG GGTGATGCGGATATCTTCTTCCCAACCAATTTCTGGCTTTTGGAGCAGATCGACCATCACTGCTCTGGCTTTTCAAGAGAGCAGAAGAATCGTGGTTCTTTTAAACCAGTGAAGAGTAGGAGAACGATCATA CTTGATTCGGCTGCCTTCATGGAGGAGTTTGGGCTGCCGCTAAAGACAAAGACCAAAGATGGCTATAATCCACTTCTTGATGATTTCAGGAACACAAAGTTCTATCTCAGTGTTCCGACCCACAACAAGATGTAG
- the LOC124661187 gene encoding protein BLISTER-like yields the protein MASAQASSSSTAAPSSREASRQAGKKALEEFRKKKKKAAKKATTVVDQAAPAAPSVVESPLPNSNNGIPGEAPVSDLDSNTPSTSSAPSAAYENGPTSSSRSEDFLSNGPVVVNASANFSNAGPLQDATADGGSKFYGNLSYSDLVNGHHDDWRGDAARERSETSPDKDAPLTSESSAFGTTNSGSNSAEVLPNWGGNSSLSQVHGTEQSSSFSSGSLFGKSGRTYSQDYSPENDIFGRLRATSKDSSQVEHSAYASNRDYRSNFSSSMVADGVDHDANIGMFRNASDSTPTNFDKQDSFMSTAYPTAYNRSRPSFLDSIGVQRALPTEVPYGEPPKANNKLFSSLNSESSALQQPNQQSTQSTVVDNSVITGRQEYTNDKGLYENSIPPVSLPSKDEKSSQYGNQMFQNFTTHEKDDGFATLEQLIEDLTTEKFSLQRTLEKSQELAQNLATDNSALTDKFNQQAHVISQLTSDMERLQDEIQAQLLALESIRTEYANAQLECNAADERGKVLAAEVILLEDKALKLRSNELKLEKEVEGLNSEISSYRRKVSSLEKERQHLQSTVEALQEEKKLLHSKLRNIPMSEKVNAIEKLPVNKRDASTATEDLGESSSSEAMTSTSDQLQDVGTSISRSNISEFPSFEELSSSIPDDQLRMIDNINSLMSELAVEREELLRGLRIESSNCSKLKELNRDLTQKLESQTQRLELLTSQIMANENVLAKPVDTRSINDATMYADEGDEVVDRVLGWIMKLFPAGPKRRTSKLL from the exons ATGGCGTCGGCGCaggcgtcgtcgtcctccaccgccgccccGTCGTCGCGCGAGGCGAGCCGCCAGGCCGGGAAGAAAGCG CTAGAGGAGTTccggaagaagaaaaagaaggcgGCGAAGAAGGCCACCACCGTTGTAGACCAGGCAGCGCCGGCTGCTCCCAGTGTAGTGGAGAGCCCCCTGCCAAATTCCAATAATGGCATCCCAGGAGAAGCCCCGGTGTCTGATTTGGACTCAAACACACCAAGCACATCGTCTGCGCCATCTGCAGCCTATGAGAATGGCCCGACGAGTTCTTCCAGAAGCGAGGACTTTCTGTCAAATGGTCCTGTTGTTGTGAATGCGTCAGCTAATTTTAGTAATGCTGGTCCTCTGCAAGATGCTACTGCCGATGGAGGGAGTAAGTTTTATGGAAACTTGAGCTACTCTGATCTAGTTAATGGGCATCATGATGATTGGAGAGGCGATGCTGCCCGTGAAAGGTCAGAGACCAGTCCTGACAAGGATGCCCCTTTAACATCTGAATCAAGTGCATTTGGAACCACTAACAGTGGTTCTAACTCTGCGGAGGTCTTGCCGAATTGGGGAGGAAATTCATCTTTGAGTCAAGTACATGGTACTGAACAATCTAGTTCATTTTCATCTGGCAGCCTTTTTGGGAAGTCCGGAAGAACTTACTCTCAGGATTACTCCCCAGAAAATGATATCTTCGGCCGCTTACGAG CTACCTCCAAAGACTCTTCCCAAGTAGAACACTCTGCATATGCCAGCAACCGGGACTATCGCAGTAACTTCAGTAGTTCTATGGTCGCTGATGGTGTAGATCATGACGCAAATATTGGAATGTTTCGGAATGCATCAGATTCCACACCTACTAATTTTGATAAACAGGATTCTTTTATGTCAACTGCTTATCCAACTGCATACAATCGATCCCGGCCATCTTTTCTTGATTCTATTGGAGTACAAAGAGCTCTTCCAACAGAAGTCCCATATGGGGAGCCTCCAAAAGCTAACAATAAGCTATTCAGCAGTTTAAATTCTGAAAGTTCTGCTCTTCAGCAGCCAAATCAGCAATCCACACAAAGCACTGTTgtggataactctgttataacagGAAGACAAGAATATACTAATGACAAGGGGCTATATGAAAATTCCATACCTCCTGTTTCCTTGCCTTCGAAAGATGAAAAAAGTTCGCAGTATGGTAATCAAATGTTCCAAAATTTCACAACTCATGAGAAAGATGATGGTTTTGCGACACTAGAGCAG CTCATTGAGGATTTGACGACAGAGAAGTTCTCCTTACAAAGGACTCTAGAGAAATCTCAAGAACTAGCGCAAAATTTGGCCACAGATAACTCAGCGCTAACAGATAAGTTCAACCAACAG GCACATGTTATCAGCCAGTTGACATCTGACATGGAGAGGTTGCAGGATGAAATTCAAGCTCAACTG CTGGCACTTGAGTCCATCAGAACGGAATATGCTAATGCCCAACTAGAATGCAATGCTGCAGATGAGAGGGGGAAAGTACTTGCAGCAGAAGTCATTCTATTGGAAGATAAG GCTCTTAAGCTGAGGTCAAATGAGTTGAAACTTGAAAAGGAAGTGGAGGGTTTAAATTCAGAGATTTCTTCATACAG GCGCAAAGTTTCTAGTCTAGAGAAGGAACGTCAACATCTTCAATCTACTGTCGAGGCTCTTCAAGAag AAAAGAAGCTCCTACACTCTAAATTGAGGAACATTCCTATGAGTGAGAAGGTAAATGCCATAGAGAAACTACCAGTCAACAAAAGAGATGCATCAACCGCGACGGAAGATTTAG GGGAAAGCAGCTCTTCGGAAGCAATGACTAGTACCAGTGACCAATTACAAGATGTTGGAACATCTATTTCGCGGTCCAACATATCTGAGTTTCCTTCATTCGAGGAGCTGTCTTCTAGCATTCCAGACGACCAGCTTAGAATGATAGACAACATCAACTCCTTGATGTCGGAG TTAGCagtggagagagaagagctaCTGCGAGGATTGAGGAtcgagtcatccaattgctccaagCTGAAG GAGCTGAACAGGGATCTAACACAAAAGCTGGAGAGCCAGACACAGAGACTTGAACTGTTGACTTCCCAAATAATGGCTAACGAAAATGTCCTTGCAAAACCGGTTGACACACGGTCCATCAATGATGCAACAATGTATGCTGATGAAGGAGACGAG GTTGTCGATCGGGTGCTTGGCTGGATTATGAAGCTGTTCCCTGCAGGGCCAAAGCGTCGTACCAGCAAACTCCTCTAG